Proteins encoded within one genomic window of Candidatus Brevundimonas colombiensis:
- a CDS encoding thiazole synthase produces MIDTASETWSVAGRTFTSRLIVGTGKYADYAQNAAAAEAAGAEIVTVAVRRVNLSDPSQPMLVDYVKPDRFTFLPNTAGCFTGEDAVRTLRLAREAGGWSLVKLEVLSNTAHLYPDMIETLRALDLLIKDGFDVMVYCTDDVVMAKRLEDAGAAAIMPAAAPIGSGLGIQNPINVRLIVEQARVPVLVDAGVGTASDATLAMELGCDAVLMNTAIAGAKDPIRMARAMKHAVIAGRDAYLAGRMPKRMYADPSSPLAGLI; encoded by the coding sequence ATGATCGATACAGCCTCCGAAACCTGGTCCGTTGCGGGCCGCACCTTCACTTCGCGTCTGATCGTGGGAACCGGCAAATATGCCGATTACGCGCAGAACGCCGCCGCCGCCGAGGCTGCGGGGGCCGAGATCGTGACAGTGGCCGTGCGTCGGGTGAATCTGTCGGACCCGAGCCAGCCGATGCTGGTGGATTATGTGAAGCCCGACCGCTTCACCTTCCTGCCCAACACCGCCGGCTGTTTCACTGGCGAGGATGCGGTGCGCACCCTGCGCCTGGCGCGCGAGGCGGGGGGCTGGAGCCTGGTCAAGCTGGAGGTCCTGTCCAACACCGCCCACCTCTATCCCGACATGATCGAGACGCTGCGGGCGCTGGACCTGCTGATCAAGGACGGGTTCGACGTCATGGTCTATTGCACCGACGACGTGGTGATGGCCAAGCGGCTGGAGGACGCCGGCGCCGCCGCCATCATGCCCGCCGCCGCGCCCATCGGCTCGGGCCTGGGCATCCAGAATCCGATCAACGTCCGCCTGATCGTTGAACAGGCCAGGGTGCCTGTGCTGGTGGACGCCGGCGTCGGCACGGCGTCGGACGCCACCCTGGCGATGGAACTGGGCTGCGACGCCGTCCTGATGAACACCGCCATCGCCGGGGCCAAAGACCCCATCCGCATGGCCCGCGCCATGAAACACGCCGTCATCGCCGGCCGCGACGCCTATCTGGCCGGTCGGATGCCGAAACGGATGTACGCCGACCCGTCGTCGCCGTTGGCGGGACTGATCTAA
- a CDS encoding MFS transporter, with protein MTSQIVAADGLPTPRRYWAIVSIGLGTTLSVLDGAIANVALPSIAQDLQASAAASIWIVNAYQIAIVVALLPLASLGEIVGYRRVSQVGLAVFTLASIACALSDSILTLSLARVLQGFGAAGIMSVNGALVRFTYPQRMLGKAVGINAVVVSMAAAAGPTVASAILSVGEWRWLFALNIPLGILAVSMAGFTLPHNPLQKRRLNIVGAVLSAATFGFVITGLQALAHGEAAIFGFGLTGLGLAAAVLLVRHEKPSKTPLIPLDLLARPMFALSVATSIISFSAQMMAFVALPFFLQGPLGLSAVQTGLLMTPWPLGTMFAAPLAGALSDRYSAGVLGALGLTLFACGLMALSLLNADSSHFDIVWRMALCGAGFGFFQSPNNRALLSEAPRERAGAAGGSLGMARVLGQSMGAVVVAFLLSAAPQSGVRHGFQIAAVAALFGAVMSGSRIRRRPSEPEKEVEAV; from the coding sequence ATGACCAGCCAGATTGTCGCAGCCGACGGCTTGCCCACGCCCCGGCGTTACTGGGCGATCGTCTCCATCGGTCTGGGCACCACCTTGTCCGTGCTGGACGGGGCCATCGCCAATGTGGCCCTGCCGTCCATCGCACAGGATCTGCAGGCGTCGGCGGCGGCGTCGATCTGGATCGTCAACGCCTATCAGATCGCCATCGTCGTCGCCCTGCTGCCACTGGCTTCGCTGGGCGAGATCGTCGGTTACCGCCGCGTGTCGCAGGTGGGGCTGGCGGTCTTTACCTTGGCGTCAATCGCTTGCGCCCTTTCAGATTCGATCCTGACGCTCAGCCTGGCGCGCGTGCTTCAGGGGTTTGGCGCGGCCGGCATAATGAGTGTGAATGGCGCTTTGGTGCGCTTCACCTATCCGCAGCGAATGCTGGGCAAGGCGGTCGGAATCAATGCGGTAGTCGTGTCGATGGCGGCCGCAGCCGGTCCAACCGTAGCCAGCGCTATCCTGAGCGTCGGCGAATGGCGCTGGCTGTTCGCGCTAAATATTCCTCTAGGCATTCTGGCGGTGTCGATGGCGGGGTTTACCCTGCCGCATAATCCGCTGCAGAAGCGACGGCTGAACATCGTCGGCGCCGTATTGAGCGCGGCCACATTCGGTTTCGTGATCACCGGATTGCAGGCTCTGGCGCACGGCGAGGCGGCCATCTTTGGTTTCGGCCTGACCGGATTGGGGCTGGCGGCAGCCGTGCTTCTGGTGCGACACGAGAAGCCCAGCAAGACGCCGTTGATCCCGTTGGACCTGCTGGCGCGGCCTATGTTCGCCCTGTCGGTGGCGACATCGATCATTTCCTTCAGCGCCCAGATGATGGCCTTCGTGGCCTTGCCCTTCTTCCTACAGGGACCGCTGGGCCTGAGCGCGGTCCAGACGGGGCTTCTGATGACGCCGTGGCCGCTGGGGACCATGTTTGCCGCTCCGCTGGCCGGCGCCTTGTCGGACCGGTATTCGGCCGGAGTGCTGGGCGCATTGGGCCTGACGCTGTTCGCCTGCGGGCTGATGGCGTTGAGCCTGCTGAACGCCGATTCATCGCATTTCGACATTGTCTGGCGCATGGCTCTGTGCGGGGCGGGGTTCGGCTTCTTCCAGTCCCCGAACAACCGCGCATTGCTGTCCGAGGCTCCCCGCGAGCGGGCAGGTGCGGCGGGCGGCTCCTTGGGAATGGCGCGCGTTCTGGGCCAGTCGATGGGCGCCGTGGTGGTGGCCTTTCTGCTGTCGGCCGCGCCGCAAAGCGGCGTGCGGCACGGATTCCAGATCGCCGCCGTCGCGGCCCTGTTCGGCGCAGTGATGAGCGGATCGCGCATCCGCCGCCGCCCGTCGGAACCGGAAAAGGAAGTCGAGGCCGTCTAG
- a CDS encoding NfeD family protein, with protein sequence MTTLADFYAAQPFWIWLAVGVLLLAIEAMFSTEWLLWPAVSAGVVAVMTAAGVRLGLTGEVAVFALLTVISTLLSRRLIARANPVGPDINDRDSRLIGQRARVVQAFVDGRGRVFVSGAEWSAEIEGEAPGEGQDVVVMRVDGSRLTVQAGV encoded by the coding sequence ATGACCACGCTCGCCGACTTCTACGCGGCCCAGCCGTTCTGGATCTGGCTGGCCGTAGGTGTGCTGCTGCTGGCGATCGAGGCGATGTTCTCGACCGAATGGCTGCTGTGGCCCGCCGTTTCAGCCGGGGTCGTGGCGGTGATGACGGCTGCGGGCGTGCGGCTGGGGCTCACGGGCGAGGTGGCGGTGTTCGCTCTGTTGACGGTGATTTCCACCCTGTTGTCGCGCCGCCTGATCGCCAGGGCCAATCCCGTCGGCCCCGACATCAATGATCGCGACAGCCGTCTGATCGGCCAAAGGGCCAGGGTGGTGCAAGCGTTCGTCGACGGGCGCGGTCGGGTCTTCGTCTCCGGCGCAGAATGGTCGGCCGAGATCGAGGGCGAGGCCCCGGGCGAGGGCCAGGATGTGGTGGTCATGCGTGTCGATGGCTCGCGCCTGACGGTCCAGGCCGGCGTCTGA
- a CDS encoding SPFH/Band 7/PHB domain protein, whose protein sequence is MDVTTIFAGVVLLLAIVLLISVIKIVPQGREFTVERFGKYTKTLSPGIGFLTPFVERIGRRMNMMEQVLDVPTQEVITKDNAMVKVDGIVFIQVMDSARAAYRVDDLPYAISQLCMTNLRTVVGSMELDEVLSQRDSINTRLLHVIDAATEPWGVKVNRIEIKDLTPPTDITNAMARQMKAERERRAVITEADGEKSAAIARAEGAKQAAILQAEGRKEAAFRDAEAREREAEAEARATSMVSEAIARGDVNAINYFVAQKYVEAFAELARSPQQRTVIVPAEMGALVGTIAGIGEMVGLAKQQSGSAVAPTRPAPPRRPAPGSVPPSA, encoded by the coding sequence ATGGACGTCACCACCATATTCGCCGGCGTCGTGCTGTTGCTCGCCATCGTGCTCTTGATCAGCGTGATCAAGATCGTGCCGCAAGGGCGTGAATTCACGGTCGAACGCTTCGGCAAATACACCAAGACCCTCAGCCCCGGCATCGGCTTCCTGACCCCGTTCGTGGAGCGGATCGGCCGGCGCATGAACATGATGGAACAGGTGCTGGACGTCCCGACCCAGGAAGTCATCACCAAGGACAACGCCATGGTGAAGGTGGACGGCATCGTCTTCATCCAGGTGATGGATTCCGCCCGCGCAGCCTATCGCGTCGACGATCTGCCCTATGCGATCTCGCAACTCTGCATGACCAATCTGCGGACCGTGGTCGGTTCGATGGAACTGGACGAGGTGCTGAGCCAGCGCGACAGCATTAACACCCGGCTGCTGCACGTCATCGACGCGGCGACCGAGCCGTGGGGCGTGAAGGTCAACCGGATCGAGATCAAGGATCTGACCCCGCCGACCGACATCACCAACGCCATGGCCCGCCAGATGAAGGCCGAGCGTGAGCGTCGCGCCGTCATCACCGAAGCCGACGGCGAGAAATCCGCCGCCATCGCCCGCGCCGAAGGCGCCAAACAGGCCGCCATCCTTCAGGCCGAAGGCCGCAAGGAAGCCGCTTTCCGCGACGCCGAGGCCCGCGAGCGGGAGGCTGAGGCCGAGGCGCGCGCCACGTCCATGGTGTCCGAAGCCATCGCGCGCGGCGACGTGAACGCCATCAACTATTTCGTGGCCCAGAAATACGTCGAGGCCTTCGCCGAACTGGCCCGCAGCCCACAGCAGCGTACGGTTATCGTACCCGCTGAAATGGGCGCCTTGGTCGGCACCATCGCCGGAATCGGCGAGATGGTCGGTCTGGCCAAGCAGCAGAGCGGATCGGCGGTCGCGCCGACCCGTCCAGCCCCGCCGCGCCGTCCGGCGCCCGGCAGCGTCCCGCCCTCGGCCTGA
- a CDS encoding DUF3089 domain-containing protein has protein sequence MRRLTFRQWVGYAGFVAVFVVTAAVAVWSGDILRAGLDPQVPFQTYKPPPAPDYRSALSWALQDDGRSDQASVFFVMPTTFDGGSGWNGAIDDARANAYMSRVVLPNYASPFAREAKVSAPLYRQASLYTRLTLRDDAREARAFAYEDVKRAFDLWLTNHPNGPIVIAGVEQGGELAARLVREELNTHPALKARLAAAYLIETLVSREMFDGRIAPCDTADQTGCLVAWMSVQDGDDSAAHRALRRALEWNDRGELVGLETAPICVNPVTGATDQPRAEARQHSGATNATGLEWGARPALTGRLISTECRGGLLWHSAPDADFLTAGGSWADRRKIVPYNLFYGDIERDVATRVNAWRRRNGA, from the coding sequence ATGCGCCGGCTGACCTTCAGACAGTGGGTCGGATATGCGGGGTTCGTCGCCGTCTTCGTGGTGACCGCCGCCGTCGCCGTGTGGAGCGGCGACATTCTGAGAGCCGGTCTGGATCCGCAGGTCCCGTTCCAGACGTACAAGCCGCCGCCCGCGCCCGATTACCGCTCGGCTCTATCCTGGGCGTTGCAGGACGACGGACGGTCGGATCAGGCGTCGGTCTTCTTCGTCATGCCCACCACTTTCGACGGCGGATCGGGCTGGAACGGCGCCATCGATGACGCCCGGGCCAACGCCTATATGAGCCGCGTGGTCCTGCCCAACTACGCCTCGCCATTCGCGCGCGAGGCCAAGGTCAGCGCGCCCCTGTATCGGCAGGCCAGTCTCTATACCCGGCTGACGCTGCGCGACGATGCGCGTGAGGCCAGGGCCTTCGCGTATGAAGACGTCAAACGGGCCTTCGATCTATGGCTGACCAACCACCCGAACGGTCCCATCGTCATCGCCGGGGTCGAGCAGGGGGGCGAACTGGCCGCCCGGTTGGTGCGCGAGGAGCTGAACACTCACCCGGCGTTGAAGGCGCGCCTGGCCGCCGCCTATCTGATCGAGACCCTGGTCAGCCGCGAGATGTTCGATGGCCGCATCGCGCCCTGCGACACAGCCGACCAGACCGGATGCCTGGTGGCCTGGATGTCTGTCCAGGACGGCGACGACTCGGCCGCGCACAGGGCGCTTCGTCGCGCGCTGGAATGGAATGACCGGGGCGAACTGGTGGGACTGGAGACTGCGCCGATCTGCGTCAATCCCGTCACCGGGGCGACCGATCAACCCCGTGCTGAGGCCCGCCAGCACAGCGGCGCGACCAACGCCACCGGCCTGGAATGGGGCGCGAGGCCGGCCCTGACCGGGCGGCTGATCTCCACCGAATGTCGCGGCGGATTGTTGTGGCACAGCGCGCCGGACGCCGACTTCCTGACGGCTGGCGGAAGCTGGGCGGATCGACGCAAGATCGTGCCCTACAACCTGTTCTACGGCGACATCGAGCGGGATGTTGCGACGCGCGTCAACGCCTGGCGCAGGCGAAACGGCGCCTGA
- the rfaD gene encoding ADP-glyceromanno-heptose 6-epimerase, which produces MTPRIIVVTGGAGFIGSNIVARLTAETAYDVVVCDRLETADLAKWKNLAKHPIADFWSPGELFEQLERHAERIEAVVHMGAISATTEPDADLILRTNFTLSRDLWDWCALRDARMIYASSAATYGDGEAGFDDDDDAKSLAQLRPLNAYGYSKMLFDQYAVRQADRGQAPRQWAGLKFFNVYGPNEGHKGSMKSVVAQIWPKVQAGETVTLFRSHNPNYADGGQMRDFVYVDDVVDIIEFLLQSPEVSGVFNAGSGQARSFVELAKATFAAAGKNPSIDYVDTPVSIRDRYQYFTQARMDRIRAAGFEGQSTPLEEGVRRYVQDFLSTADPYR; this is translated from the coding sequence ATGACCCCGCGCATCATCGTGGTGACCGGCGGGGCCGGTTTCATCGGCTCCAACATCGTGGCGCGGCTGACGGCCGAAACGGCCTATGACGTCGTGGTCTGCGACCGTCTGGAAACGGCCGACCTGGCCAAGTGGAAGAACCTGGCCAAACACCCCATCGCGGACTTCTGGTCGCCCGGGGAACTGTTCGAACAGTTGGAACGCCACGCCGAACGGATCGAGGCCGTGGTTCATATGGGGGCGATCTCTGCGACGACCGAGCCGGATGCGGACCTGATCCTGCGGACCAACTTCACCCTGTCGCGCGACCTGTGGGACTGGTGCGCGCTTCGAGACGCGCGGATGATCTATGCTTCGTCGGCGGCGACCTATGGCGATGGCGAGGCGGGTTTCGATGACGATGACGATGCGAAGTCTCTGGCGCAGCTTCGTCCGCTAAACGCCTACGGCTATTCGAAAATGCTGTTCGATCAATATGCGGTACGGCAGGCGGATCGGGGCCAGGCGCCGCGTCAGTGGGCGGGGCTGAAGTTCTTCAACGTCTATGGTCCGAACGAGGGCCATAAGGGAAGCATGAAGTCGGTCGTGGCCCAAATCTGGCCCAAGGTGCAGGCGGGCGAGACCGTGACCCTGTTCCGCTCGCATAACCCCAACTATGCCGACGGCGGGCAAATGCGCGATTTCGTCTATGTCGACGACGTGGTCGACATCATCGAGTTCCTGCTGCAATCGCCCGAGGTGTCTGGGGTATTCAACGCCGGGTCCGGCCAGGCGCGGTCGTTCGTCGAGCTGGCCAAGGCGACCTTCGCGGCCGCCGGAAAAAACCCCTCCATCGACTATGTCGACACGCCGGTCTCGATCCGGGATCGTTATCAGTATTTCACCCAGGCGCGCATGGACCGCATTCGCGCAGCGGGCTTTGAGGGGCAGTCGACGCCGCTGGAAGAGGGTGTGCGCCGCTACGTGCAGGACTTCCTGTCCACGGCCGATCCCTACCGCTGA
- the rfaE2 gene encoding D-glycero-beta-D-manno-heptose 1-phosphate adenylyltransferase → MSDTLDLGALQSLLERVRGLKIACVGDLMLDRYVYGEVSRISPEAPIPVLRAARTVAMPGGVGNVARNIAALGGVARLGAVVGDDAAGAELTALIAAEPGIEDVLVRPAGAATIVKTRFVSAGQQLLRLDDEAAPVTVESSDAFSGASVYLLSDYAKGVVGDDLIAAALAAAKASGAPMVVDPKGRDFARYGAVDVIKPNASELAAATGLPVGTDAEVEMALGALLAATTTKAVIVTRAGKGMSLARRDAPVKHFPGRAREVFDVSGAGDTGLAAIGLALGAGVSLETAVQFAILASGVVVGKAGTAVVTPAELIEAEVSQHASAAVAKVTPLEELAADVETWRRQGLKVGFTNGCFDILHRGHVAYLAQARSWCDRLVVALNTDASVRRLKGEGRPVNDLDSRAVVIGGLASVDRVTSFDDPTPLALIERLKPDVLIKGSDYTREGVVGGDLVESWGGEVKLADFKDGFSTTRTIEKMTAGPQTTPAKGQEP, encoded by the coding sequence ATGTCTGACACCCTGGATCTGGGCGCCCTGCAAAGCCTGCTGGAGCGCGTGCGCGGCCTGAAGATCGCCTGCGTCGGCGACCTGATGCTGGATCGCTACGTCTACGGCGAGGTCAGCCGGATTTCGCCTGAGGCGCCCATACCCGTGCTGCGCGCCGCGCGCACCGTCGCCATGCCCGGCGGCGTGGGTAATGTGGCGCGCAATATCGCGGCCCTGGGCGGTGTCGCGCGACTGGGCGCCGTGGTCGGAGACGATGCGGCGGGTGCGGAACTGACCGCTCTGATCGCCGCGGAACCCGGCATTGAGGATGTGCTGGTCCGGCCTGCGGGCGCGGCCACCATCGTCAAGACGCGCTTCGTCTCTGCGGGGCAGCAGTTGTTGCGATTGGATGACGAAGCGGCGCCTGTGACCGTCGAGTCTTCAGACGCTTTTTCAGGCGCTTCGGTCTATCTTCTGTCAGATTACGCTAAGGGCGTGGTCGGCGATGATTTGATCGCTGCGGCTCTGGCGGCGGCCAAGGCGTCGGGCGCGCCGATGGTGGTCGATCCCAAGGGGCGCGATTTCGCCCGCTATGGCGCCGTGGACGTCATCAAGCCCAATGCGTCGGAACTGGCGGCGGCGACCGGCCTCCCGGTCGGAACGGACGCGGAGGTCGAGATGGCGCTGGGCGCCCTGCTGGCCGCCACGACAACCAAAGCCGTCATCGTCACGCGCGCCGGCAAAGGCATGAGCCTGGCCCGGCGAGACGCGCCGGTGAAGCATTTCCCCGGCCGGGCGCGAGAAGTGTTCGACGTATCGGGCGCCGGCGACACGGGCCTGGCCGCCATCGGCCTGGCGCTTGGCGCGGGGGTGTCGCTGGAAACGGCGGTGCAGTTCGCCATCCTGGCCTCCGGCGTAGTGGTGGGCAAGGCCGGGACAGCCGTCGTCACGCCCGCCGAACTGATAGAGGCCGAGGTCAGCCAGCACGCCAGCGCCGCCGTGGCCAAGGTGACGCCTCTGGAGGAGTTGGCCGCCGACGTGGAGACCTGGCGGCGTCAGGGCCTGAAGGTCGGCTTCACCAATGGCTGTTTCGACATCCTGCACCGTGGCCACGTCGCCTATCTGGCCCAGGCGCGCAGTTGGTGCGACCGGCTTGTCGTGGCGCTCAACACCGACGCCTCGGTCCGGCGACTGAAAGGCGAGGGGCGGCCGGTCAACGATCTGGACAGCCGTGCGGTCGTCATCGGCGGCTTGGCCAGCGTGGATCGCGTGACCAGTTTCGACGATCCGACGCCGCTGGCCCTGATCGAACGGCTGAAGCCCGACGTGCTGATCAAGGGATCGGACTATACCCGCGAAGGGGTGGTGGGTGGCGATCTGGTGGAAAGCTGGGGCGGCGAGGTGAAGCTGGCTGATTTCAAGGACGGCTTTTCAACCACCCGGACCATCGAAAAGATGACGGCTGGTCCGCAAACGACGCCAGCGAAAGGACAAGAGCCATGA
- the kdsA gene encoding 3-deoxy-8-phosphooctulonate synthase gives MQKAVPVSRPNAVITLSEGLRTPVVIGGGARIAFIAGPCQMESRQHALETAHQLKEIGERLNAGIIYKTSFDKANRTSASAARGIGLKEALPIFAEIREVTGLPTLTDVHSEAQCGPVGEVVDVLQIPAFLSRQTDLLLAAAATGKAINIKKGQFLAPWDMKNVIAKVVGAGNPNVMACERGASFGYNTLVSDMRALPVLRDIGCPVVFDATHSVQQPGGQGTSSGGQREFVPVLARAAVSVGVDAVFIETHPDPDHAPSDGPNMVPLGQFEALAAQLIAFDDLAIKLGAKAPVAQAA, from the coding sequence ATGCAGAAAGCCGTACCCGTGAGCCGACCCAACGCTGTCATTACGTTGTCCGAAGGTCTTCGGACGCCTGTCGTCATCGGCGGCGGCGCGCGAATCGCCTTCATCGCCGGCCCCTGCCAGATGGAAAGCCGCCAGCACGCGCTGGAAACCGCGCATCAGCTGAAGGAAATCGGCGAACGGCTGAACGCGGGCATCATCTACAAGACCAGCTTCGACAAGGCGAACCGCACCAGCGCCAGCGCGGCGCGCGGGATCGGCCTGAAGGAGGCCCTGCCCATCTTCGCGGAAATCCGCGAGGTCACCGGCCTGCCGACCCTGACCGACGTCCATTCCGAGGCCCAGTGCGGGCCGGTGGGCGAAGTCGTCGATGTGTTGCAGATTCCCGCCTTCCTCAGCCGCCAGACCGACCTGCTGCTGGCCGCCGCCGCCACAGGCAAGGCCATCAACATCAAGAAGGGCCAGTTCCTGGCCCCGTGGGACATGAAGAATGTCATCGCCAAGGTGGTCGGCGCCGGCAATCCGAACGTCATGGCCTGCGAACGGGGCGCCAGTTTCGGCTATAACACGCTGGTCAGCGACATGCGGGCGCTGCCGGTGTTGCGCGACATCGGCTGCCCGGTCGTGTTCGACGCCACCCACAGCGTCCAGCAGCCGGGCGGGCAGGGCACGTCGTCGGGCGGCCAGCGCGAATTCGTGCCGGTCCTGGCGCGCGCCGCCGTTTCGGTCGGCGTGGACGCCGTCTTCATCGAGACCCATCCCGATCCCGACCACGCCCCGTCGGATGGCCCGAACATGGTGCCGCTGGGCCAGTTCGAGGCCCTGGCCGCGCAGCTGATCGCCTTCGATGATCTGGCCATCAAACTGGGCGCCAAGGCGCCGGTGGCGCAGGCGGCGTGA
- a CDS encoding deoxyribodipyrimidine photo-lyase: MTNTPVILWFRRDLRLHDNPALNHAAETGRPILPVFILDDHYDRPIGAASRWWLDKSLRALGAALEDRGARLILRRGDAHACLQALIAETGADAVFMNRLFEPKAFEQDAEIAHALKAEGVDCRGFNGSLMCRPGAVLNGSGNPYRVFTPFLKALLSIAEAPSHTTGPRRMETPPQTASDDLDDWGLHPAAPDWSGGFDWTPGEAGAAQALATFLADGLATYGKDRDFPDRPASSRLSPHLHWGEISPWRAIERARQAAEAGKVAPTEAEKFVAEIGWREFSAHLLHQFPYIVDHAFRPEYDAMPWRDDPGGLEAWKRGRTGYPLVDAGMRQLWATGWMHNRVRMIVASFLIKHLLIDWREGEAWFWDTLVDADLASNVQNWQWVAGSGADASPYFRIFNPIAQGEKFDSHGGYVRRWVPELARLPDRWLHTPWTAPAEALRDAGVRLGHDYPRPIVEHDKARARALDALKAVSGRGDDHSDRD, from the coding sequence TTGACCAATACGCCCGTCATTCTCTGGTTCAGGCGCGATCTGCGACTTCACGACAATCCGGCCCTGAACCATGCGGCCGAGACGGGGCGGCCCATCCTGCCGGTCTTCATCTTGGACGACCATTACGACCGCCCGATCGGCGCGGCGTCGAGGTGGTGGCTGGACAAGTCCCTGCGCGCCCTGGGCGCCGCGCTGGAGGATCGCGGCGCGCGTCTGATCCTGCGGCGAGGCGACGCCCATGCCTGTCTGCAAGCGCTGATCGCGGAGACCGGCGCCGACGCCGTCTTCATGAACCGTTTGTTCGAGCCGAAAGCCTTTGAACAGGATGCGGAGATCGCCCACGCCCTGAAAGCCGAAGGTGTCGATTGTCGAGGGTTCAATGGAAGCCTGATGTGCCGACCCGGCGCCGTGCTCAATGGGTCGGGCAATCCATACAGGGTTTTTACGCCCTTTCTTAAGGCGTTGCTTTCGATTGCGGAGGCGCCTTCACACACGACCGGCCCGCGCCGTATGGAAACGCCGCCTCAAACAGCCAGCGACGATCTGGACGACTGGGGCCTGCATCCCGCCGCCCCCGACTGGTCCGGCGGGTTCGACTGGACGCCGGGCGAAGCGGGTGCGGCCCAGGCGCTGGCGACCTTCCTCGCCGATGGACTGGCGACCTATGGGAAGGACCGGGATTTCCCCGACCGGCCTGCCTCCAGCCGCCTGTCACCGCATCTGCACTGGGGCGAGATCAGTCCGTGGCGCGCCATCGAACGCGCCCGCCAGGCCGCCGAGGCGGGCAAGGTCGCCCCCACCGAGGCCGAAAAATTCGTCGCCGAGATCGGCTGGCGCGAGTTTTCGGCCCACCTGCTGCACCAGTTTCCCTACATCGTCGATCACGCCTTCCGTCCCGAATATGACGCCATGCCCTGGCGCGATGATCCAGGGGGTCTTGAAGCCTGGAAGCGCGGACGAACAGGCTATCCTCTGGTGGACGCCGGGATGCGCCAGCTGTGGGCCACGGGTTGGATGCACAATCGCGTGCGCATGATCGTCGCCTCCTTCCTGATCAAACATCTGCTGATCGACTGGCGCGAGGGCGAGGCCTGGTTCTGGGACACGCTGGTCGACGCCGATCTGGCCAGCAATGTGCAGAACTGGCAGTGGGTCGCCGGTTCGGGGGCCGACGCCTCGCCCTATTTCCGCATCTTCAACCCCATCGCCCAGGGCGAGAAGTTCGATTCGCATGGCGGCTATGTGCGCCGCTGGGTTCCCGAACTGGCCCGCCTGCCCGACCGCTGGCTCCACACGCCGTGGACCGCCCCGGCCGAGGCGCTGCGTGACGCGGGCGTGCGCCTGGGCCACGACTATCCCCGCCCCATCGTCGAGCATGACAAGGCCCGCGCCCGCGCGCTCGACGCCCTGAAAGCCGTCTCCGGTCGCGGCGATGATCATAGTGATCGCGATTGA